TACGGCCTTTACATCATGCAGTCGAAAAGCTACCTCGCGGTCGAGGAGGAGACGCGCTCGTTGCAGAGCTCGCGCCTTGCTCTCGAGCAGATTTCGCGCGAGCTGCGCATGGCGAGTTTCGGCGTCATCGGCACGCAGACGTTCACGGACGCGCGTGCGACGCGGTTCACGTTCCTCGGCGACGTGGACAGCGATGTCTCGGGCGCGCTCGCGGTCGCGGCGAATCCGGGCGACACGCAGATCTACATCGATCTCGACGACGGGCAGGACACGGTGGACGCGAGCGACTACGTGTTCATCAACGCGTCGGGCACGGTGGAGATGATCCCGGTGGCGCAAAGCGGCGACGCCTACGACACCTCGCCGGAACCGGATGTCATTTTCCTTGACGCGCCTGTTTCGCACGCCTATCCGGCGGGCGCGACGATCGTGAAGACCGTCGAGGCGACAACGTACATATACACCGCGGCGACGCAGTCACTGTCCAAGAACGGCGCGCCTTACGTGGACGGCGTCGCCGATCTCGCGTTCCGCTATTTCAACGAGCGCGAGGATGAGATGGCGCCCGAGGCGCTGGCGTCGCTGACGCAGGCCGAGCGCGCGGGCATCCGCCGCGTGGCGATCGACCTGACGACGGGCACGCTGCGCGAGACCTCGACGCCGCGCACGTACCGGCTGGCCGTGGACCTGCGCAACATGGGCAACCCCGGATTCGGACTGGATGCGTGCGCGCCGAACGCGCCGTCGTCGGTGACGATCACGGAGTCCGGCACGTGCGGCCTGTTCGGCGTTGCGTGGTCGCCGCCGGTATCGAATGCGTGCGACGGCACGGACGTGACCGACCTTGGCGGATACAAGGTTTCGTTCGGGCTTGCCGACGGCGCGGATTTCACGCCGGCGTTCAACGTCGCGGACGACACCGCCACCGAGACGATCGTCGAGGACATCCGGCTGGAAAGCGGCAACACCTATCGCGTGCGCGTGGCCGCGTACGATCGCAGCTTCAACGAGAGCGAATTCAGCAGCGAGACGACGTTCGTGCTCACCGACGCGACGCCGCCCGACGTTCCGGAAAACGTGGATGCGTCCGCCGCCGCGGGCAGCGTGACGGTGTCGTGGGATCCGCCGGCCGAGGACGCGCTGCGCGGCTTCCGCGTGTATCGCGGCACGACGCCCGATTTCGTTCCCGGCCCGGTCAGCCTTGTCGCCGACGAGACCACGCTTGAGGACGGTGACCTGGAATACACCGACACGGCGGTCGTCGCGTGCACGACGTATTACTACCGGGTCGCCGCCGTGGATTGCGCCGACGCGGGCGATGCGTCCGACCTCGCCTACGGCGACGGCGGCGGCGCATTGGCGGACAGCCCGCTTTCCGGCATCACGAGCACGACGCCCGTGGAGTCTCCGCCGACGCCGCCGGCGTCCGTCGCCCCGTTCGGCGCGAGCGGATCGGACGGCGCGGTGCGTCTTTCGTGGACCAATCCGGCCGACGCGGATTTCGAGCGCGTGATCCTGCGCTATTCGACAAGCGGCTATCCCGCCACGACGACGTCCGGCTACGAGCTGGCGACGATCGAGGGACAGCCCGGCGCGGCGCACACGTACGACCATGCCAATCTGACCAACGGAACGACGTATTATTACTCCGCGTTCGCGTGCGACCGCTGCGGATCGTGCGCGGCCGGCGCGCAGGCGAGCGCCGCGCCGAACGCGCTCGCGCCGGTGGTGCAGATCACCTCGCCGGCCGAAGGCGCGATCGTCACGAACGGGCAGATCGTTTTCGAGGCGAAGGCGTACGACCCGGACGAGCTGAATCTGTCCAGCCCGCCGAATCTATCGCTCGATAACGGCAAGGGCATCGCGAGGATCGTCCTTGACGTGACGCCCGCGCCCACCAGCGGCACGTGGCCGCGCACGGAGTTCGTGAAATCGTACTGCGGCTTCGGCGGCGACAGCACGCCCTGCCCGGCCGGCAACATCGCGGACTGGTGTCCGGGCACGTACAGCCTGTCGGCCGCCGCGACGGACAACGAAGGCCAAAGCACGCCCGCGTCCTATCGCCAGATTCACGTGCAAGGCGGCGGCGTCGGGCGGGACGAGTCCATCGCGCCGTCGCTGTCGGGCACGTACAAGCAGAACCTGGCGTTCGACATCCGCAACGACGCGGCGTCGAGCGCGTCGATTACCGGCGTCACGATTTCGTGGGACCGCCCCAACGCGCGCATGGCGGCCGTTTCGTTCGACGGCGACACGATCTGGTCGCCCGCGTGGAACGAATCGCCGGCGGCAAGCGGCGAGACCATCGCCCTTGACGATTCGGACGAGCCGGATCTCGGCTCCGGAGAGACGGCGACGATCCTGCTTTCGTTCGAGCACTTCGGCGCCGGCGTGACGGGATCGGCCCTGGCCGGATCGACGAACCTGACCGTGACGTCGTCCGCGGGATTTTCCGCCGGCGATGTCGTGCACATCGGCGAGGGCGGACTCGCCGAATCGGCCACGATCGCGGCGGTAAGCGGCGCCGCGCTGACACTGGCGACCCCGATGTCCTACACGCACACGTACGGCGAACGCGTCTCGCTGGTTTCGGACGACGCGCAGATGTCGATGGCCGGCGCGCTTGTCACCGTCCAGATCGCCTATCAGCTCGGCTCGGGCGGTCAATCGTGCGCGGGCGCTGCGTTCGATGTCATCGCGGCGAGCGGCCCGGTGTTCGGCACGGCGTATCAGGACGAGCCCACGATCAACACGCCGATGTCCGCGTCGGTGGGCGCGGTGACGGTTGAGGAGTACGACCCGGTTCCGGTGCACGTGACGGTTGTCGACGGCAGCGGCCTTGGCGTCACGTCGGTGGACGCGTACTACAAGATCGACGCGACGATGCAGGGCACGCCGCCCTCGACGGGCTACGGCGCGATCGCGATGTCGGAAAGTTCCGGAACGTGGTCGGCCACGTTGCCCTACGCCTCGAACGCGCGCGTGTGGGTGTATTTCGTCGCGACCGACGGGGTCGGCGCCACCGCGCGCAGCCCGCAGGCCGGCGCGTATGTTTACGATCTGACGGCGGACACGACCGCGCCGATGTGCCCGCTCGGCCTTTCGGCCGCGGCGACCGGCATGAAGGAAGTCGCGCTTTCGTGGATGCCCGCGAGCGAGCCGGACGTCGTCGGCTACAACGTCTACCGCAACGCGGAATGCGGCGAATTCGGCAAGAAGTACACGCAGGTGCAGGACCAGTCGCCCGGCGGCTCGGTGGACTACACCGACGATTATAACAAGCTGAACACGACCAAGGACTGCTACGGCTATTTCATCACCGCCGTCGATCTCGCGGGCAACGAAAGCGCGAGTTGCGGGTCGTACGTCGCCAGCGCGGGGGATTGTCCATGCGGAAGCAACTGACGATCCGCCGCACCGGCGCCGCCTCTCGCCCCGAGCGGCGCGGCGTCGTGATGGTCATCGTGCTGATGGTCATGAGCGCGACGCTGCTCGTGGGGCTGGCGGCGATGCTGACCTCGTCCACCGACATGAAGATCAGCTT
The bacterium DNA segment above includes these coding regions:
- a CDS encoding prepilin-type N-terminal cleavage/methylation domain-containing protein, translating into MTTPTLPRRESRRLGFTLVELAVTTAVALVLMAGAYGLYIMQSKSYLAVEEETRSLQSSRLALEQISRELRMASFGVIGTQTFTDARATRFTFLGDVDSDVSGALAVAANPGDTQIYIDLDDGQDTVDASDYVFINASGTVEMIPVAQSGDAYDTSPEPDVIFLDAPVSHAYPAGATIVKTVEATTYIYTAATQSLSKNGAPYVDGVADLAFRYFNEREDEMAPEALASLTQAERAGIRRVAIDLTTGTLRETSTPRTYRLAVDLRNMGNPGFGLDACAPNAPSSVTITESGTCGLFGVAWSPPVSNACDGTDVTDLGGYKVSFGLADGADFTPAFNVADDTATETIVEDIRLESGNTYRVRVAAYDRSFNESEFSSETTFVLTDATPPDVPENVDASAAAGSVTVSWDPPAEDALRGFRVYRGTTPDFVPGPVSLVADETTLEDGDLEYTDTAVVACTTYYYRVAAVDCADAGDASDLAYGDGGGALADSPLSGITSTTPVESPPTPPASVAPFGASGSDGAVRLSWTNPADADFERVILRYSTSGYPATTTSGYELATIEGQPGAAHTYDHANLTNGTTYYYSAFACDRCGSCAAGAQASAAPNALAPVVQITSPAEGAIVTNGQIVFEAKAYDPDELNLSSPPNLSLDNGKGIARIVLDVTPAPTSGTWPRTEFVKSYCGFGGDSTPCPAGNIADWCPGTYSLSAAATDNEGQSTPASYRQIHVQGGGVGRDESIAPSLSGTYKQNLAFDIRNDAASSASITGVTISWDRPNARMAAVSFDGDTIWSPAWNESPAASGETIALDDSDEPDLGSGETATILLSFEHFGAGVTGSALAGSTNLTVTSSAGFSAGDVVHIGEGGLAESATIAAVSGAALTLATPMSYTHTYGERVSLVSDDAQMSMAGALVTVQIAYQLGSGGQSCAGAAFDVIAASGPVFGTAYQDEPTINTPMSASVGAVTVEEYDPVPVHVTVVDGSGLGVTSVDAYYKIDATMQGTPPSTGYGAIAMSESSGTWSATLPYASNARVWVYFVATDGVGATARSPQAGAYVYDLTADTTAPMCPLGLSAAATGMKEVALSWMPASEPDVVGYNVYRNAECGEFGKKYTQVQDQSPGGSVDYTDDYNKLNTTKDCYGYFITAVDLAGNESASCGSYVASAGDCPCGSN